The Candidatus Mancarchaeum acidiphilum sequence TAAACGGCAGGAACCCGTCATACAAGCAGGTAATAATAGCTGGAGAAAGCGATGGCCTTGAATTGGGAGACAGATGCAAAGTGAAAATATACTCGTCGACATCAAACGCTTTATATGGGAAAGTGCTAAATTGATTCGGTGCTTATAGCAGATTTAATTAATGCATTCAAAATGGTGTGACCATGTACAATGGCTTGGTAAAGGAGCTTCTTGATAAAAATGGCTTAAAGATAGGAGACTTTGCTCTAATTGAATTTGGCAATTCAAAGGAGGTGGTAAAGATACTGCCGAATTCCGAATTCACGGAGAAAGGGATATTGGTAGTCAAGCTTGAAAGCGGATACAACTTCGGAATATCTGTCGATGAGATAGATAGTATAGAGAAGGCGGAGCACAAGGAGAAATCTGATGATCCTTCTGAATCGGAATTGCAGAGTATTGAATTGAACAAAGATCTACCCCAAGTATCTATAATATATACTGGGGGCACCATAGGGAGCAAGCTCGATTACAGGACTGGGGGGGTGCATATGCTTCTGAAGCCGGAGGAGCTTATAGCCAACGTCCCCGAGCTATCTAATATAGCAATGCTACATCCGGTGCACCTCTTCAGCATAGCAAGCGAGGACATGACATACCTTGAATGGCAGCGGATAGCAAGCACTGTTGCAGAAGAGATAAAGGGCGGAAGCAGAGGAGTTGTCATAACAATAGGAACGGACACGATGCATTATGTCTCATCTGCCTTAAGCTTTATGCTCAAAGGCCTCAATGCACCTGTTGTATTTACCGGATCGCAAAGAAGCAGCGACAGGGGGTCCAGCGACTCATTCATGAACCTCATATGCTCGGTGCGCATAGCAGCTGAATCGGACATAGCGGAGGTGGGCATCTGCATGCACAAGGACAGCTCCGATGACTACTGCCAATTGATAAGAGGAACGAAGGCAAGGAAGATGAACACGAGCAGGAGGGATGCATTCAGGCCAATAAACGACCTGCCTATAGCGCATCTTGGCATAAAAGGGGAGATACATTACGACAGCGATTACAACAAAGTCAAAAGTTCGGCCGAAGGGATAACCATTATGGACAAGTTCTCAGATAAGGTAGCGCTGCTTAAGGTATACCCTAATTCCGATCCTGACATAATAAATTATTACAAAAATAAAGGCTACAAAGGGATAATAATAGAGGGCACAGGGCTCGGACATACTTCGGTATCGGGAAGGCCTGAAAAATCATATTTGAATAACATAAAGGAAGCGATTGATTCCGGCATGATAATAGGGATGACCTCGCAATGCCTATATGGAAGGGTAAACTCCAAGGTTTACACAAACCTGAGGCTCCTCAGCAATGCCGGAGTCGTATACTGCGAGGACATGACACCGGAAACCGCATACATAAAGCTTGGATGGCTGCTGGGAAATTACAATAGGGATGAAGCAAGGCAGCTGCTTAACAAGAACATAGCCGGAGAGATAAGGGACAGGACCCTTTACGATGAATTTCTCATATAGATGATCAAATGGATGAAGATTATTACAAGTCTATAGGATTCATGTGCGGCCTTGAGATACACCAGAGGCTCAACACAAAAGAGAAGCTTTTCTGCTCGTGCACCTCGAAGCCTATCGATGATGATGAAAAGCCGGAGGCGAGCATCACAAGGTACCAGCGCGCGGTCGCGGGAGAGTTGGGAAAGATAGACGCGGCAGCAAAGATAGAGGAAGGGAAGAAGAAAGCATACCATTACAACGTATTCAAGGACAATACCTGCCTTGTCGACATAGATGAAGAGCCGCCGCACCAGATGAACGGCGAGGCATTGGGAATTGCATTGTCATTGGCGGCCGCATTTAAAATGCATATATTCAAGGAGCTGGAGCCGATGAGGAAGGAGGTTGTTGATGGAAGCAACACGAGCGCATTCCAGAGGACCACGATTGTGGGATTGGATGGCAGGATAAAGGTCAACGGCCATGATGTGCTCATACCTTCGATGATGCTTGAGGAGGAATCCGCAGGAATTGTCTCAAATGGGGATGACGAGGCTGTGTTCAACACGGACAGGCTTGGCATACCTTTGGTGGAGATAGATACGGACCCTTATATAAGGAGCCCCGCGGAGGCAAAGGATGTGGCCTCATACATTGGGATGCTGCTCAGGATAACAGGAAAGGTCCAAAGGGGCATAGGCACTATAAGGCAGGATGTAAACGTCTCTATAAAAGGAGGGGCAAGGGTTGAGATAAAGGGATTCCAGGATCTCGGAAGCATGGACAGGTACATAGAGAACGAGATAGAGAGGCAGAGGAGCCTTATATTGGTAAAGGGGGAGCTTGCAAAAATCGACTGGAAGCCTGAATTCGGCAATTTCGAGGATTTGACAGACTTATTCGTGGGCACAAGCTCGCGCTTGATAAAAGCGTCTCTTGAAAAGAACGGATCGGTAATCGCGGTGAACGTGAAAGGATTCAAAGGTTACTTGGGCAAGGAGATCAATCCCGACAGAAGGCTCGGAAGCGAGGTGAGCGACTACGCAAAGCTTGCAGGCGTGAAAGGATTGATACATGCGGATGAGGATTTAAAATCGAAATATGGATTATCGGATTCCGAGATATCGGCAATCAGGGGCAGGCTCAACATTAAAGATGATGATTCGTTCATAATGGTAACAGCGCCCAAGGCGAAAGCGGAAAAGGCATTGGATTATGCGCTTGGGAGGATAGCATATTTCGCGAAAGGCGTTCCTCCTGAAACAAGGTCCGTATACGATGACAAGCTTTATACGACAAGATTCATGAGGCCAATAGCGGGAGGCTCAAGGATGTACCCCGAAACAGATGCAAAGCCAATACTTGTTACCGAAGAGATGATAAAGCAGGCGGAAGAATCGAAGCCCAATCTCGAAAACGCGATAAATGAGCTGGAGGATGCGATAAAAGACGAAGCATTGGTCAAAAATCTCCTGCTTTCGCCAAGATATCCGCTATACAAGGAGATATCGTCATCCATTGACGTAGACAAAAAGATAATAGCCGACATCCTCATGCAAAAATTCACTGAGATGAAAAGAGAAGGCATTGACGTGGACAGCATGAGCGATGGCACCCTGAAGTCGATATTCGAGATATACAAGGAGGGTAAGCTGACAAAGAGGGGGATTGTGCAGATGGTCAGGGCGGCAGCCGAAGAATCCCCTTCCGCGGACAAAGGCGATCTTTACAGGATCGCTGAGGAAAGGAAGCTGAGGAAGCTCAGCAAAGATGAGCTTCTTGGGATAGTGAAGGAATTCAAGGAGAAGGGAAGCAAAAATGTGCTCGCGTCGATAATGAAAGACCATAATATTGATGTGGAGGCAGAAGAACTGCGGGACCTGCTAAATAATAGCAAGGTTTAAATACTTTAAATTTAAGAATTATATGAGTGGTGGATAGAATGACCAAAAATTTCAAAGCGCAAAGCGCTATGGAATATCTGATGACTTATGGTTGGGCAATATTGATTATTGCAATAGTACTTGCGGCACTGTACATACTTGGAGTGTTCAATGGTTCTGCGTTCATAGGGACAACGTGCACAGCAACATCTGGAGCACTATGTACATCTCCTATAGCTTCGCCGAGCACATTTTCAGTGACATTAGGGCAGGTTAGCACGACCGATTGGGCAGCAACAACGTTCGCGTTTGTGCCAACAGGATCTGTGATGCCAGCAACAACAAGTATGACTTCATACCCTGCTAATTCAGTGCTGGGTGTTCCTTCAGGCACAGTAAATGATATAATACCGTATGCGGGTGGTACTAGTGGTGATGTACCTGGTGCATCTTCAATGACAAGTGGATTTACAACAACAGTAACTTTTGATGCAGCTACAGATTGCTTAACCTCACAGGACAATAATGCTATAAGCAAATGCAGCAGCATACCAAGTGCAGTAGGATCAACAACATCTGGAGAGATCTGGGCAATATACACACTGCCTACAACAAATGATTCATCTCCTTTCTATGCACAGGAACTTGGAAAGGCAACAATGAAGATATCCTGATTTGATATCTTCTTTTTATTTTTTTATTTGAATTTTGATTAACTACTATTTCTTTTAAGCTTGTTTTATTGATGCTTTATTGATACTCGATCATTAGCAGATAGTTTAATAACAAACGTTTAAATAGTTTAAATGCGGTTTATCCTAATCCTTCATTTAAAATGGTTGTGGTAATATGGAAAAAAATTTCAAAGCGCAAAGCGCTATGGAATATCTGATGACATATGGTTGGGCAATATTGATTGTTGCGATAGTGCTGGCAGCACTTTATGTGCTTGGCGTATTCAATGGGTCAACTTTTGTAGGCACATCCTGTTCTCCTGCTTACGGTGCATTGTGCACATCCCCTATAGCAGCACCTTATAATTTCTCTGTTTCATTGACAAATATAGGCCAGACAGATTGGGCAGCT is a genomic window containing:
- the gatD gene encoding Glu-tRNA(Gln) amidotransferase subunit GatD, with translation MYNGLVKELLDKNGLKIGDFALIEFGNSKEVVKILPNSEFTEKGILVVKLESGYNFGISVDEIDSIEKAEHKEKSDDPSESELQSIELNKDLPQVSIIYTGGTIGSKLDYRTGGVHMLLKPEELIANVPELSNIAMLHPVHLFSIASEDMTYLEWQRIASTVAEEIKGGSRGVVITIGTDTMHYVSSALSFMLKGLNAPVVFTGSQRSSDRGSSDSFMNLICSVRIAAESDIAEVGICMHKDSSDDYCQLIRGTKARKMNTSRRDAFRPINDLPIAHLGIKGEIHYDSDYNKVKSSAEGITIMDKFSDKVALLKVYPNSDPDIINYYKNKGYKGIIIEGTGLGHTSVSGRPEKSYLNNIKEAIDSGMIIGMTSQCLYGRVNSKVYTNLRLLSNAGVVYCEDMTPETAYIKLGWLLGNYNRDEARQLLNKNIAGEIRDRTLYDEFLI
- the gatE gene encoding Glu-tRNA(Gln) amidotransferase subunit GatE, which gives rise to MDEDYYKSIGFMCGLEIHQRLNTKEKLFCSCTSKPIDDDEKPEASITRYQRAVAGELGKIDAAAKIEEGKKKAYHYNVFKDNTCLVDIDEEPPHQMNGEALGIALSLAAAFKMHIFKELEPMRKEVVDGSNTSAFQRTTIVGLDGRIKVNGHDVLIPSMMLEEESAGIVSNGDDEAVFNTDRLGIPLVEIDTDPYIRSPAEAKDVASYIGMLLRITGKVQRGIGTIRQDVNVSIKGGARVEIKGFQDLGSMDRYIENEIERQRSLILVKGELAKIDWKPEFGNFEDLTDLFVGTSSRLIKASLEKNGSVIAVNVKGFKGYLGKEINPDRRLGSEVSDYAKLAGVKGLIHADEDLKSKYGLSDSEISAIRGRLNIKDDDSFIMVTAPKAKAEKALDYALGRIAYFAKGVPPETRSVYDDKLYTTRFMRPIAGGSRMYPETDAKPILVTEEMIKQAEESKPNLENAINELEDAIKDEALVKNLLLSPRYPLYKEISSSIDVDKKIIADILMQKFTEMKREGIDVDSMSDGTLKSIFEIYKEGKLTKRGIVQMVRAAAEESPSADKGDLYRIAEERKLRKLSKDELLGIVKEFKEKGSKNVLASIMKDHNIDVEAEELRDLLNNSKV